The following DNA comes from Candidatus Poribacteria bacterium.
GCAGTCCACTTATTTTGGATGTCGTCGCCAATGCGGGGCAAGTCATCGATGTGTTGCTTTGGCACAGATAATTCCTTAGCAGTCTCATCAATATTTTTAGGTGTGATTTGCGAGTCCATATTATACAACGTAATCGGAGATAAGATATGTCTGCCTCCGCCGACGAGCGTTCCGCTACTACCGTAGAAATACCAGCCTCCGGTAGGTGTATGCGTCGGTACACCCGGATGTGTCCGCATGGTCACCAAGATTTTTTGTGGAGACTTCGTTTGGTTAGTGGTGTCGGTTGCCATCCAGAACAATGCCGAAAAATCACTCTCAGCATCGCAGACCCGCCATTCAAATTTGGATGCTTCTTCGACCGTAAGTTCTTTACGACTCCACACTCGAAAATCACGAATCTCTGGCACGACCGGTGCTTCCCTGATAAAGGTTCTGGCTTCACCGACAGCAGAAACAATTTTCATGCCTGTCATCCGTTCTAGCATACCGAGCTGATGTGTGAGTCCGTTGTTCAACACTCCGCCACCGTGCGCCAATGAGGTCATCCAATTCCACGGTTTTACCATCTTTGAAGAGGTTGCACTTGACATCCGACGCTTGTATCCAATATCAATCTCCTTTAGTGCGCCGATGATTTTTTGCTGTGTCAGCAATTGGCGGACGTAAGCAACACTTGGATCGTATAGATGTGTCGCAGCAAAACCGTGTTTCAGTCCCGTGTCTTTGATGAGGTTGTAGATGTGTCCTGCTTCCTCTGCGGTGAGTGCTAAGGGTTTTTCACTGATGATATGGCATCCGAGTTCTACGGCAAGTTCGATGACCTCGGTCCGCAAAATCGCAGGTGTTGTGAGTGCAACGATATCCGGTTTGTGTTGCAACAGGCTTTCACGCCAATCGATTGAAGCTTCACCGACATCTAATCGAGAAGCAACTTTTTGCACGACATCCGGTTTCCGGGCACAGATAGCTAAGACTTCAACACCGTAGTGTTGGAACGCTTTTGTGTGTCCTTCAGCCGACCAGCCGGCACCAACAACAACTGCTTTTAATTTTTTCATCCAATTCCTAAGTTTTAATTGGCGTGCTTAAGAAGCAATATCTCCAAGCTCACCGATAGCATATCTACCATTTCTCAGCAAATAGGCGCGCCTGAAAGCGCGCCAAAATACTGTTTCGGATTATGCCAAGAGTTCAGTGACAATACGTGCTTTTTCTTCAACGCCTGTCAATCGATGGTCAAGCCCTTGGAATTTAAAGGTTAACCGCTCGTGGTCGATGCCGAGTAGGTGGAGAATTGTGGCATTGATATCCCGAACATGAACAGGATCTTTAACGATATTGTAGCTGAAATCATCGGTTTCGCCGTGGACAACGCCACCCTTAATACCGCCGCCAGCCATCCAGCGTGTAAAGCATTTCGGATGGTGGTCGCGTCCGTAGTTGTCGGGCGTAAGCGTGCCTTGGCAGTAGACGGTTCGTCCGAATTCACCGCCCCAGACGACTAAGGTTTCGTCCAGCATCCCGCGCTGTTTCAAGTCTTGAACGAGTCCAGCCGAAGGTTGGTCAATGTCGCGCGCCTGATTACGGATGTTCGTGGGCAGCTGACCGTGTTGATCCCAACCGCGATGGAAGATCTGTGCGAGACGGACATCACGCTCCATCATCCGGCGTGCGAGGATACAGCAATTGGCGAATGTGCCGGGAGTTTTGACTTCAGGTCCGTACATCTCCAAGACGTGCTCGGGTTCATCCGACAGATCGGCAAGTTCGGGAACACTTGTCTGCATGCGGAACGCCATTTCGTATTGAGAGATACGAGCGTGTGTTTCTGGATCGCCTACTTCCTCATAAAGCTCCTTGTTGAGTTCAACGAGGGTGTCCAGCATCTGTTTCCTTGTTTTCTCGTTAACCCCTTCTGGATTCGAGAGGAACAGCACCGGATCGCCTTGGCTCCGCAACAGCACGCCTTGGTGTTCCGATGGAAGGAAGCCAGATCCCCAGAGACGGTTATAGAGTGCTTGTGCACCCTTTGGACCGCTCCATGTCGCATTCATCACAATAAAGGCAGGTAGGTTCCTGTTTTCACTGCCGAGTCCATAGCTAAGCCACGCGCCGAGACTCGGTTTACCGGGACTTTCATCACCCGTACAGAAGAAGGTGATCGCTGGATCGTGATTAATCGCCTCAGTGTGTACCGTCTTGATAATCGCAAGGTCTTTCGCCATTGATCCAGTATGCGGTAACAACTCGCTGATCCATACACCGTCGCCACCGTTGTCGTACTTCTTGAATTCAAATATAGAGGGGGCGATTGGGAACTTATCCTGTCCTGATGTCATCGTTGTGAGACGTTGACCCATCCGGACGGATTCTGGGAGGTCGGTGTCAAACCATTTTCCCATATCCGGTTTGTAATCGTAGAGATCCAATTGGGACGGGGCACCGGACATGAATAAGTAGATAGCACGTTTCGCCTTCGGCGCAAAGTGTGGTAACTCTGGTAGACCTCCGAATCTCGGTTTCGCTTGGCTTTCGAGCGCATTGGCGACGACGTTGGGTAGCAGCGAGGCGAGTGCTGCACCACCGAGTCCTGACGCACATTTCCCGAAGAATTGGCGACGGGTTTCAAGTTTCAGATATTCCTTAATTGGGTCCATTGTGTACTAACTCCTTGCGCGGTTACAAACCGCACTGACGCAAGCCGCGTGTGGGCTTGCGGTTAACCATCTACTCATCTCTGATACAATATTTAAATGCACGAGTAGATGGTTAAAATGTAGAAGGGCAAGTGATATGTCCTGCTATCCCTTATTTAGGACTTCGTCCAGATTGAGAATCAGATTTGCAATCATCGTCCATGCAGCGACTTCGACTGCATCTAAGGTTTCATCAGGCGGTGATTCACCGACAGCAATCAGTTCTTTGGCTGCTTCTGGGTTCGCCTCAAACTCTTGATAGTGGATTTGGAACGTCTCCAGTAGCAATGTTTCCTCCTTCGGTTTCGGGAGACGGGCAGTTGCCATCTCAAAGATGTAAGCGATGCGTGCTTCCGGTGTTTCGCCACCCTCCTTGATGGTGCGTTCTGCAAAAGCGCGCGCCGCTTCAAAGAACTGCGGATCGTTCATCAGCATTAACGCCTGCATCGGTGTATTGGTACGTTCACGACGGATTGTGCAAGCTTCACGCGATGGTGCGTCCAGAATGTTCATCTGTGGCGGCGGTGCAGTACGTTTCCAGAATGTGTAGAGGCTCCGGCGATACACTTTATCAGCACCGGTATCTTTAACAAACGTGTCGGTGTTGGATCCGGTAAACCCGACTGCTTTCCAGAGTCCGTCCGGTTGCGGCGGTTTGACGCTCGGACCCCCAACTTTAGTATACAACAAATTGCTGAGGGCAAGCGCGTTATCACGCACGATTTCGGCATCAAGCCGGTATCTTGGACTGCGGGAGAGCAAGGCGTTATCCGCATCACGCTCCAGTTTTTCAGGTGTGACCTGTGCGCTCTGTCGGTATGTTGCCGAGGTGAGCATCAATTTCAACATCGTTTGCACATCCCATCCAGACGCAATAAATTCGGTCGCGAGCCAATCGAGAAGTTCCGGATGCACCGGCGGTGTGCCTTGTGTGCCGAAATCCTCTGATGTTTTCACAATCCCCATGCCGAAGACGTTTTGCCAGAATCGGTTAATGGCGACACGCGCAGTAAGCGGGTGTTCCGGTGAAAGGAGCCATTTCGCAAAGCCGAGACGGTTCGGTGTTGCGTCTTCCGGCATCGGTGATAGTATTGCCGGGGTTTGCGGATAAACCTGTTCCTCTCGGTTTTGGTATTCACCGCGTGCTAAGACATAAGCACCTCTCGGTTCCTCTCGCTCTTGCATCACGAGTGTAGTCGTGAGGGACCCATCGAGTGTATTCCGCTTTCCCTGGACCTCTGATAAGTCAGCGAATAGATCTTTCAGATCTGCGAATGCGCGCTGTGCATTTTCATTGACTGTCTTATCAAGTGGGATATTCCTTCGATAATAATCCCGAATTTGGTCTTTCTGTGCAGTCTCACGTTCGCCGCGAGATGTGCCAGCGATATCGACAATATTTGATGGAATCATCGGTGGCGCGCTTTCGAGACGGAAATAGAAGCCAGAAGGTCCTGAATAGTTGACAACTTTCAGAAGTAGGGTATTGTTACCCGGTTTGAGATTGACCTGTACCTGTTCTTGATCGGCGGCAGCATCTCGTTGGACATTTTTGGCGAGGAGTTCAGTGCCGTTCATCCAAACCTTCAGGGCATCGTTGCTCCCGATGTGCAAAAGTGCTTTCTGTTGTGTGACAGAAGATATGTTTCGGAAGAGATAGGTCGCACTGTTTTCACCGACAATATCGTTATGTACCTGTTCGTCAACCCAGTGTGTCTGCTGCTCCCACTTGATGGTCTTACCGTTCACCTCATAAGTAGCCCCTGTGTTGACGTTTTTCGTTTCGGGTTCGTAGACCTGATAGAAGGCGAGATTACCGTGTTCAGCGGTGAACGGACCCGCAGCGTGCCAGTTTCCTAATCCTATCTTAGAACCGATGGGGTAAATCGTTGCTGCATCTGTGAGCGCAAGTCGGAATCGCCCTAATTGCTTCTGACGTAGGTCAAACTCATGTTTCAGACGAATTTTCAACTGACCGCCTTCCGTTCCAAAGGGCGCAGCGACAAGAAAGATCGCTTGTCGATTTTGGTTTCTTCTGTCGAGTGCCCATCCAGTCTCGGGTTTATCGTCAATAGCGTTTGCGATGACACCACCGAGATTGCCTTCACCCATGACTTGCTCGTGGTCTGCCCACGCTTGCACGACTTGGATAGGTGTCCATGGATCGTCGGGGTCGGGGCTTTCGGTTTCGCCTTCCACGCTTGCATCATCTGTCGATGTGACTTCTGTTTCCGCTTCAGTGTCAGCGGTGGTTTCACTTTCCGTTTCCGCTTCAGCGTCAGGCGTATTTTCTGCCTGTGCTTCTTCAGCATCAGCATCAACGGTGCTTCCTGCCTCTGCTTGCGTTTCAGCATTAGCCTCGGTATCGGTGTTTTCCGTTTCGGCAGGTGTCTCGCCATCATCCGCTGCGGGTGGCGCAATGAAAAGCGCGAAGTCGGTCAAGACGACGTTACCGTTACTACTTCTACCGATTCCACCTTTCGGCAGGGATTCGTGCTTGATACCTTCTAATCGCACCGCACTCCATTTGCCGGGCGGTAGGTCTACAATAACCTCGTAGGTTTCCTGTTCAGGATTGGGACCGCTGGCTAATATAGAGTTATCCTCTAAGATTTCAAGCGTCGCCCCACCTTTTGAGGAGAGCGAGGTCGGTTTCAGTGTTGTCCAATGCGGTATCCTGTTTTCCCAAGCGATTTGCGTCGCATCGAGCTCCGGGATAGATGCTTTGGTCTGTGCGTCTAACTCGGTGATCTGTTCATCAAACGCGGCGAGTTCTGCTTCCTGCTCCGGGGTCGGCAACTTCACAACCGGGGGCGAATCCTTGCGGTTGCCGTCCATCGCGTTTTCAGTGATATTGTTGAAATAGGCGTAGAGTTGATAGAATTCCTTCTGCGTGATCGGATCGTATTTATGATCGTGGCACTGCGCGCATCCCACAGTTAATCCCATCCAGACGCTGGAGGTGGTGTCGGCTCTGTCGATCGCGTACTGAACATAGTATTCCTCATCAATCGAACCGCCTTCACTTGTCGTGACGTGGCATCTGTTAAAGCCGGTGGCGATCTTTTGTTCAAGCGTCGGTTCTGGTAAGAGGTCCCCTGCCAACTGCTCAATCGTGAACTGATCGAACGGCATATTTTTGGTAAATGCCTCAATAACCCAATCGCGATAGGGCCACATTTCACGGTAGTTATCTAAATGGAGTCCGTGCGTATCGCCGTAGCGTGCGACATCGAGCCAGAAGCGTGCAAGGTGCTCGCCGTATTCGGGCTTTGCCATGAAAGCATCAATAACTTTTTCGTAAGCGTCGGGTGAATCGTCTGCAAGGAATTGATGGATCTCTTCGCGTGTTGGTGGTAAGCCAGTAAGATCAAAACTTAGGCGGCGGATGAGCGTCCGTTTATCGGCTTCACTTGCGGGTTGTAAGCCTTCCTTTTCAAGGCGTGAGAGGATGAAGGCATCAATCGGATTTCTGACCCAACCATCGTTCTTCACATCCGGTGGTGTCGGGCTGACTGGTGTGGTGAACGCCCAGTGCTCTTCCCATTTCGCACCTTCGCGAATCCATTGTGTGATGGCTTCGATCTGCTCCGGTGTCAGGGTCTTATTGAAGCCCGCTGGGGGCATGCGGTAGGTGTCATCATCGGATATGATGCGGAGATGGAGTTCACTCTCTTCCGGTTTATTGGGGACGATTATCGGGTAACCGCTCGGTTCAGAGAATGCTCCCGCTTTCGTATCAAGCCGCAGATTAGCCTGTCGAGCCTTGGCATCCGGTCCATGGCAGGCATAGCAATTGTTCGCAAGAATCGGACGGATGTCGAGATTGTAATTTATATTCGCTTGTTCCGTTTCGTGATGTTCTGCAGATGCCGTGGATAGTCCTAACACGGCGAGGCAGAAACACGCCAATAGAGCTATTAGTGGAATCGTAGTGTTAGCGATCTTCACAGGAATTCTCTCCCTTTTCAGCGTTGTAGGCAGCATAACATAAAAACGCACGCTGCAACTTGCTATAACAATTAGCAATTGTGACGCTTCATTAACCAAAAGGTTTAGCAATGTTGTTATATTTTACGGTACGGTTGCGCTTTTGTCAAACATTTTTCTTGACAATTTCAAAAAATTGTCCTACAATGTTCTCAACGGGGATTACCTAAGTTAATACGTTTTTTCATTGTTGCTCACACCAGTCAGCACGCTTTGATGAACATTCAGATGCCGTAATTGGCAGGCAGTTCGAGGATTCCACAATGGCATTTAGTGATTTCAAGACGATCCCTGACGTTCAGAAAAAATTTGGCATCCGACACATCGAAAATGATTTTATAAAGATTGAAAAAAACGTGTCACCTTCGGAACAATTTCTGCAAGAATTGGAATTTAGCAGACAGTACATTCCTATTTTTGCTTCCGAGGGAGCGAGGTGTGAAGCTGTTATCTTTCCCATTTTGCGAGAGGTCTACAAAAAGTACGCTAAACACTACGCCCTCTGGATAAAGGAACCCCTTGCCTACGATGAAACGCTGAGCGGCACGCCCGATTACTTTGTCTCAACAAGATCCGAATTGGGCAAGCTCATTGTAGGCACTCCGTTGATAATACTCGTTGAGGCAAAGAAGAACGACTTTGAGCAAGGCTGGGGACAATGTTTAGCGGAATTGGTAGCGGCACAAAAAATAAACGAGAACGCGGAGGTGCCCGTGCACGGTATTGTCAGTGACGGGAGATCGTGGGAATTTGGACACCTCGTTGGTGATGCCTTTACTCAGAACAGAACGAGTTTTAGTGTGGAGGATATGCCGTCCCTTTTTGGGGCAATTAATTCTGTCTTCAAAGCGGCAAACGAGTTTTCTCGGAAGACATCCGCCGAGTAAAATACTGATGTAATC
Coding sequences within:
- a CDS encoding Gfo/Idh/MocA family oxidoreductase; amino-acid sequence: MKKLKAVVVGAGWSAEGHTKAFQHYGVEVLAICARKPDVVQKVASRLDVGEASIDWRESLLQHKPDIVALTTPAILRTEVIELAVELGCHIISEKPLALTAEEAGHIYNLIKDTGLKHGFAATHLYDPSVAYVRQLLTQQKIIGALKEIDIGYKRRMSSATSSKMVKPWNWMTSLAHGGGVLNNGLTHQLGMLERMTGMKIVSAVGEARTFIREAPVVPEIRDFRVWSRKELTVEEASKFEWRVCDAESDFSALFWMATDTTNQTKSPQKILVTMRTHPGVPTHTPTGGWYFYGSSGTLVGGGRHILSPITLYNMDSQITPKNIDETAKELSVPKQHIDDLPRIGDDIQNKWTALVRDFLADIENRPHESYLTFQDGWRYQVAIDAIRTSKGWTQIL
- a CDS encoding DUF1501 domain-containing protein, which gives rise to MDPIKEYLKLETRRQFFGKCASGLGGAALASLLPNVVANALESQAKPRFGGLPELPHFAPKAKRAIYLFMSGAPSQLDLYDYKPDMGKWFDTDLPESVRMGQRLTTMTSGQDKFPIAPSIFEFKKYDNGGDGVWISELLPHTGSMAKDLAIIKTVHTEAINHDPAITFFCTGDESPGKPSLGAWLSYGLGSENRNLPAFIVMNATWSGPKGAQALYNRLWGSGFLPSEHQGVLLRSQGDPVLFLSNPEGVNEKTRKQMLDTLVELNKELYEEVGDPETHARISQYEMAFRMQTSVPELADLSDEPEHVLEMYGPEVKTPGTFANCCILARRMMERDVRLAQIFHRGWDQHGQLPTNIRNQARDIDQPSAGLVQDLKQRGMLDETLVVWGGEFGRTVYCQGTLTPDNYGRDHHPKCFTRWMAGGGIKGGVVHGETDDFSYNIVKDPVHVRDINATILHLLGIDHERLTFKFQGLDHRLTGVEEKARIVTELLA
- a CDS encoding DUF1553 domain-containing protein produces the protein MKIANTTIPLIALLACFCLAVLGLSTASAEHHETEQANINYNLDIRPILANNCYACHGPDAKARQANLRLDTKAGAFSEPSGYPIIVPNKPEESELHLRIISDDDTYRMPPAGFNKTLTPEQIEAITQWIREGAKWEEHWAFTTPVSPTPPDVKNDGWVRNPIDAFILSRLEKEGLQPASEADKRTLIRRLSFDLTGLPPTREEIHQFLADDSPDAYEKVIDAFMAKPEYGEHLARFWLDVARYGDTHGLHLDNYREMWPYRDWVIEAFTKNMPFDQFTIEQLAGDLLPEPTLEQKIATGFNRCHVTTSEGGSIDEEYYVQYAIDRADTTSSVWMGLTVGCAQCHDHKYDPITQKEFYQLYAYFNNITENAMDGNRKDSPPVVKLPTPEQEAELAAFDEQITELDAQTKASIPELDATQIAWENRIPHWTTLKPTSLSSKGGATLEILEDNSILASGPNPEQETYEVIVDLPPGKWSAVRLEGIKHESLPKGGIGRSSNGNVVLTDFALFIAPPAADDGETPAETENTDTEANAETQAEAGSTVDADAEEAQAENTPDAEAETESETTADTEAETEVTSTDDASVEGETESPDPDDPWTPIQVVQAWADHEQVMGEGNLGGVIANAIDDKPETGWALDRRNQNRQAIFLVAAPFGTEGGQLKIRLKHEFDLRQKQLGRFRLALTDAATIYPIGSKIGLGNWHAAGPFTAEHGNLAFYQVYEPETKNVNTGATYEVNGKTIKWEQQTHWVDEQVHNDIVGENSATYLFRNISSVTQQKALLHIGSNDALKVWMNGTELLAKNVQRDAAADQEQVQVNLKPGNNTLLLKVVNYSGPSGFYFRLESAPPMIPSNIVDIAGTSRGERETAQKDQIRDYYRRNIPLDKTVNENAQRAFADLKDLFADLSEVQGKRNTLDGSLTTTLVMQEREEPRGAYVLARGEYQNREEQVYPQTPAILSPMPEDATPNRLGFAKWLLSPEHPLTARVAINRFWQNVFGMGIVKTSEDFGTQGTPPVHPELLDWLATEFIASGWDVQTMLKLMLTSATYRQSAQVTPEKLERDADNALLSRSPRYRLDAEIVRDNALALSNLLYTKVGGPSVKPPQPDGLWKAVGFTGSNTDTFVKDTGADKVYRRSLYTFWKRTAPPPQMNILDAPSREACTIRRERTNTPMQALMLMNDPQFFEAARAFAERTIKEGGETPEARIAYIFEMATARLPKPKEETLLLETFQIHYQEFEANPEAAKELIAVGESPPDETLDAVEVAAWTMIANLILNLDEVLNKG